In Anaerolineales bacterium, the following are encoded in one genomic region:
- the lepB gene encoding signal peptidase I, with amino-acid sequence MQDQSYLPEAVETPKNKSRLRAIALETLQTLALAGVFYLAISLATARVVVEGPSMRPTLLSGEWIIVSRLAYAWAPPQRGDVIVFLPPTNAQTDDLIKRVIGLPGETLEIRGGSVWINGQELEETYILGSTSPDNRWQLGPEELFVMGDNRGISLDSRSFGPVSMKEVVGKAWVIYWPPPEWGLLEWRNGASDPQNSAFRYNRLPSLWGLGAASRSSGANAGRS; translated from the coding sequence ATGCAAGATCAATCGTATCTCCCCGAGGCGGTGGAAACGCCCAAGAACAAATCGCGCCTGCGGGCGATCGCGCTGGAAACGCTGCAAACGCTCGCGCTGGCCGGAGTGTTCTACCTGGCCATCAGCCTGGCCACCGCTCGGGTGGTGGTCGAAGGACCGAGCATGCGACCGACCCTGCTCAGCGGGGAATGGATCATCGTCAGCCGATTGGCCTATGCCTGGGCCCCCCCTCAACGCGGGGACGTGATCGTCTTCCTGCCGCCGACCAACGCCCAGACCGACGATTTGATCAAGCGGGTGATCGGTCTGCCGGGCGAGACCCTGGAGATCCGCGGGGGATCGGTGTGGATCAACGGCCAGGAGTTGGAGGAAACGTACATCCTGGGAAGCACTTCACCGGACAACCGCTGGCAGCTGGGCCCGGAAGAATTATTCGTCATGGGCGACAACCGCGGAATATCGCTGGATTCACGGTCCTTCGGGCCGGTATCCATGAAGGAAGTGGTAGGCAAGGCGTGGGTGATCTATTGGCCTCCCCCGGAATGGGGCCTGCTGGAATGGCGCAACGGAGCCTCCGATCCGCAGAATTCCGCTTTCCGGTACAATAGGCTTCCCTCCCTTTGGGGATTGGGGGCCGCTTCACGATCATCCGGCGCAAACGCCGGCCGGAGTTGA
- a CDS encoding YgiT-type zinc finger protein: MTDEKDQDNWKENCPECQMGTLRSGSVPYYAKLEETLVVVPDFPAWICDICRHCEYDESALDALRIILGPSAHIPALPTPRKRLPAEDPFSGLRNDTRKGSK; the protein is encoded by the coding sequence ATGACGGACGAAAAAGATCAGGACAACTGGAAAGAGAATTGTCCGGAATGCCAGATGGGGACGCTGCGCAGCGGCAGCGTGCCTTATTATGCGAAGTTGGAAGAGACGCTGGTGGTCGTGCCGGATTTTCCGGCTTGGATCTGCGACATCTGCCGCCACTGCGAATACGACGAGAGCGCCCTGGACGCCCTGCGGATCATCCTCGGCCCCTCAGCGCACATTCCCGCCCTGCCCACTCCCCGAAAGCGGCTCCCGGCGGAAGATCCTTTTTCCGGTCTGCGCAACGACACCCGCAAAGGGTCGAAATAA
- a CDS encoding glycosyltransferase family 39 protein: MKIPKRFFIAALIVRLIPVLFAYNLGIGLDDMHQYDMLARSLVAGNGYRWYSEPDLDLIRPYIAVDLTNVPYDPRGIEAAFRGPMYPIFLAAVYFFSGLSHRFFVARLVQAALSALLAPMTYVLARRLDPERERTAHIAAWIMALYPMSVLYPLALATENLFFVLTLGCVLLILRGAQGNTIGGGPPGAGRKPWDRPGVRWFALAGAVAGLAILTRSVFAAFVPFAMYWIWRNAKSLRGAGVFAAAAGLVVFPWALRNSILAGRPAFVEISLGYNLYMGYHPKSSGTFQYGISTDLLTIFNDMDRDTVGLERAAGFLRDDPGRIPELAVRKAGYFFGLERRAIQFFYSNNFFGSIPAPILLAIAGFFLLPWGFLAPAAAFGAAAVPRSNTKTMVLLFLAAYITPHLLILAEERFHMTLIPFFAALAAAAVVRRRELLASFRTPLGWRAWILPAAALLLLVFNWGYELWADREHLAALFGPGGNETFFPY, from the coding sequence TTGAAGATCCCGAAACGTTTCTTCATCGCGGCTTTGATCGTCCGGCTGATCCCCGTGCTGTTTGCGTACAACCTGGGAATCGGGCTGGACGACATGCACCAATACGACATGCTGGCCCGCAGCCTGGTTGCGGGCAACGGCTACCGCTGGTACTCCGAACCGGACCTGGACCTGATCCGCCCGTACATCGCGGTGGATCTGACCAACGTGCCGTACGATCCGCGCGGGATCGAAGCCGCATTCCGCGGCCCGATGTATCCGATCTTTCTGGCCGCAGTCTATTTTTTCAGCGGCCTTTCGCACCGCTTCTTTGTCGCGCGCCTGGTGCAAGCCGCTCTCAGCGCCCTGCTGGCCCCGATGACCTACGTCCTGGCGCGCCGGTTGGATCCGGAACGCGAGCGCACGGCGCACATCGCCGCCTGGATCATGGCGCTCTACCCGATGAGCGTGCTGTATCCGCTGGCTCTGGCGACCGAGAATCTCTTCTTCGTCCTCACTCTGGGATGCGTCCTCCTGATCCTGCGCGGGGCTCAGGGCAACACGATCGGCGGGGGGCCGCCCGGCGCGGGGAGGAAACCTTGGGATCGGCCCGGGGTGCGCTGGTTCGCACTCGCCGGCGCGGTGGCCGGATTGGCAATCCTCACCCGCTCGGTGTTCGCGGCCTTCGTCCCCTTCGCGATGTATTGGATTTGGCGCAACGCGAAGAGCCTCCGCGGCGCGGGGGTATTCGCCGCCGCCGCCGGGCTCGTGGTTTTTCCCTGGGCGCTGCGCAACTCCATTCTGGCGGGCCGTCCGGCGTTCGTGGAAATCTCGCTCGGCTACAACCTGTATATGGGATACCACCCGAAAAGCAGCGGCACGTTCCAATACGGGATCTCGACCGACCTGCTGACGATTTTCAACGACATGGACCGCGACACGGTCGGGCTGGAGCGGGCAGCCGGCTTTCTCCGCGATGATCCAGGGCGGATCCCGGAACTCGCCGTCCGCAAAGCCGGATATTTCTTCGGGCTGGAACGCCGCGCGATCCAATTCTTCTATTCCAACAACTTCTTCGGATCCATCCCCGCGCCGATCCTGCTGGCGATAGCGGGATTTTTCCTCCTGCCATGGGGGTTTCTGGCGCCGGCGGCGGCCTTCGGCGCCGCGGCGGTGCCGCGTTCAAATACGAAGACGATGGTGTTGCTGTTCCTGGCGGCCTACATCACGCCCCACCTCCTGATCCTGGCCGAGGAGCGGTTCCACATGACGCTGATCCCGTTTTTCGCGGCGCTGGCCGCGGCGGCGGTCGTGCGCCGGCGCGAGCTTCTGGCGTCGTTCCGCACCCCGCTCGGATGGAGAGCCTGGATTTTGCCGGCCGCCGCGTTGTTGCTGCTTGTGTTC